The Niastella koreensis GR20-10 genome includes a window with the following:
- the ilvC gene encoding ketol-acid reductoisomerase produces the protein MAKLNFGGVEENVVTRDEFPLAKAQQVLKNEVVAVIGYGVQGPGQALNQKDNGINVIVGQRKNSKTWDKAVKDGFVPGETLFEIEEALQRGTIICYLLSDAAQIQLWPTVKKHLTAGKALYFSHGFGITFNEQTGIVPPKDVDVFLVAPKGSGTSLRRMFLQGRGLNSSYAIFQDATGKAKERVTALGIAVGSGYLFETDFKKEVYSDLTGERGTLMGAIQGIFAAQYQVLRSKGHTPSEAFNETVEELTQSLMPLVAENGMDWMYANCSTTAQRGALDWWKKFRDATLPVFNDLYESVATGKESQRSIDSNSQVDYREKLEAELKELRESEMWQAGKTVRSLRPENQKPAEVVA, from the coding sequence ATGGCAAAATTAAATTTCGGCGGGGTGGAAGAAAATGTAGTAACTCGTGATGAGTTCCCACTTGCCAAAGCGCAACAGGTATTGAAAAATGAAGTAGTAGCTGTAATTGGCTACGGTGTACAAGGTCCAGGCCAGGCGCTGAACCAGAAAGACAATGGTATCAATGTAATCGTAGGCCAGCGGAAAAATTCAAAAACCTGGGATAAAGCGGTGAAAGATGGTTTTGTACCCGGCGAAACATTGTTCGAAATTGAAGAAGCATTACAACGTGGTACTATCATTTGCTACCTGTTGAGCGATGCTGCCCAGATTCAACTGTGGCCTACCGTTAAAAAACATTTAACTGCAGGTAAAGCATTATATTTCTCACACGGTTTTGGTATCACCTTCAACGAGCAAACAGGCATCGTTCCTCCTAAAGATGTAGACGTGTTCCTGGTAGCTCCTAAAGGTTCTGGAACTTCACTGCGTCGCATGTTCCTGCAAGGCCGTGGTTTGAACAGTAGCTATGCCATCTTCCAGGATGCTACTGGTAAGGCTAAAGAAAGAGTAACTGCTCTGGGTATTGCTGTTGGTAGCGGTTACCTGTTTGAAACCGATTTCAAAAAAGAAGTATACAGCGACTTAACCGGTGAAAGAGGAACCCTGATGGGTGCTATTCAAGGTATCTTCGCTGCACAATACCAGGTATTGCGTAGTAAAGGCCATACCCCTTCAGAAGCATTCAACGAAACTGTTGAAGAGCTGACTCAGTCACTGATGCCACTGGTTGCAGAAAATGGTATGGATTGGATGTATGCCAACTGTAGCACTACTGCTCAACGCGGTGCATTGGATTGGTGGAAGAAATTCCGCGATGCTACATTGCCTGTATTCAACGACCTGTATGAAAGCGTTGCTACCGGTAAGGAATCTCAACGTTCAATCGACAGCAACAGCCAGGTTGACTACCGTGAGAAACTGGAAGCGGAGCTGAAAGAACTGCGTGAAAGCGAAATGTGGCAAGCCGGTAAAACAGTTCGCAGCCTTCGTCCGGAAAATCAAAAACCAGCCGAAGTAGTTGCGTAA
- the ilvN gene encoding acetolactate synthase small subunit: MKQEFTVTVYTENQIGLLNRIAIMFSRRKINIESLNTSPSEIEGIHRFTIVINEVEEVVKKLARQIEKQVEVLKAYYNTNDEIVWQELALYKVPTDEIAEKVKVERLLREYGARAVVIRKDYTVFETTGQREEINKLIAVLEPFGLIEFVRSARVAIIKASSGFHSKLKEFEKKEPGEEVIENEYLGKGDQVFTM, from the coding sequence ATGAAACAGGAATTCACCGTAACGGTATATACTGAGAACCAGATTGGCCTGCTGAACCGCATCGCCATCATGTTCTCGCGCCGTAAGATCAATATCGAGAGTTTGAATACCTCTCCTTCAGAAATCGAAGGCATCCACCGCTTTACCATTGTCATCAACGAAGTGGAAGAAGTAGTGAAAAAACTGGCGCGCCAGATTGAAAAACAAGTGGAAGTACTGAAAGCCTATTACAACACCAATGATGAAATTGTATGGCAGGAACTGGCTTTGTACAAAGTACCAACCGATGAAATTGCTGAAAAAGTAAAAGTAGAACGGTTGTTGCGGGAGTATGGTGCAAGAGCAGTAGTGATCAGAAAAGATTATACCGTGTTTGAAACCACCGGTCAGCGCGAAGAGATCAACAAACTCATTGCTGTACTGGAACCATTTGGTTTAATTGAATTTGTACGCAGCGCCCGGGTGGCCATCATTAAAGCAAGCAGTGGTTTCCACAGCAAGCTGAAAGAGTTTGAGAAAAAAGAACCCGGCGAAGAAGTAATCGAAAATGAATATTTAGGTAAAGGCGATCAGGTGTTTACCATGTAA
- a CDS encoding class I SAM-dependent methyltransferase yields the protein MAITEKNTWNTSLYDNKHDFVFKYGEYLVQQLLTPQEGERILDIGCGTGYLTSLIAASGAMVTGMDSSIDMIARARNEYPHLPFRLASVTDFDFNEPFDALFSNAVLHWVTEKEQAIQCMYKNLRPGGRLVLEMGGKGNVQLIMRALNNALIEYGYPEKADRDHELWYYPSLSEYTGLLEKQGFRVTYAAHYNRETELKDAQDGIKDWVNMFCGALLEGVSEDKKEKILERAQETLRQTQFRNQKWYADYKRLRVVAIKEN from the coding sequence ATGGCTATAACAGAAAAAAATACCTGGAATACTTCACTGTACGATAACAAACATGATTTTGTTTTCAAGTATGGTGAGTACCTGGTACAACAGCTGCTGACCCCACAGGAAGGCGAACGTATTCTGGATATAGGGTGTGGTACCGGTTATTTAACCAGCCTGATCGCCGCATCCGGCGCAATGGTTACAGGGATGGATAGTTCAATAGACATGATTGCCAGGGCGAGAAATGAATATCCACACCTGCCTTTCAGACTGGCCTCCGTAACCGACTTCGACTTTAATGAACCATTCGATGCCTTGTTTTCCAATGCAGTACTGCACTGGGTAACCGAAAAGGAACAGGCCATTCAATGCATGTATAAGAACCTGCGGCCCGGCGGCCGGCTGGTACTGGAGATGGGCGGAAAAGGAAACGTGCAACTGATTATGCGTGCTTTGAACAATGCGCTGATCGAGTACGGTTACCCCGAGAAGGCTGACCGCGATCACGAGCTCTGGTACTATCCTTCCTTAAGCGAGTACACCGGTTTGTTGGAAAAACAGGGATTCAGGGTTACCTATGCGGCCCATTATAATCGCGAAACCGAATTGAAAGATGCGCAGGATGGCATCAAGGATTGGGTGAATATGTTTTGTGGCGCCTTGCTGGAAGGGGTAAGTGAGGATAAGAAAGAAAAGATCCTGGAACGCGCGCAGGAAACATTACGGCAAACCCAGTTCAGGAACCAGAAATGGTATGCAGATTATAAAAGGTTACGCGTAGTAGCCATCAAAGAAAACTAA
- the ilvB gene encoding biosynthetic-type acetolactate synthase large subunit, producing MSTIEKAPAKGTTEKKPAVKNISGSVAVLEAFLAEGVSTIFGYPGGAIMPIYDALYDYQEKLHHILVRHEQGATHAAQGYARSSGEVGVVFATSGPGATNLVTGLADAMIDSTPLVCVTGQVFAHLLGTDAFQETDVINITTPVTKWNYQVTDATEIPAVLAKAFYIARSGRPGPVLIDITKNAQIQKFDYEGYTKCDHVRSYRPAPIVRKEYVAAAARLINEAQKPFVIFGQGVILGKAEHEFIKFIEKAGIPTAWTVMGLSAIPSDHPLNVGMLGMHGNYGPNVLTNECDVLIAIGMRFDDRVTGRLDKYAKQAKVIHLDIDPAEVDKNVKTTVPVWGDCKETLPLLTALIEQKVYPQWLQKFKDMMKEEEDACINPELNPTTDEMTMGEVIKTLNELTGGDAIIVTDVGQHQMVACRYAKFIQSKSNITSGGLGTMGFGLPAAIGAKVGAPKRTTVAIIGDGGFQMTLQELGTIMQTDIDVKILILNNQFLGMVRQWQQLFNDKRYSFVDIASPNFVTLASAYKIPGQSISKREDLKKALSEMLNTKGAYLLEVMVGKENNVFPMVPQGCSVAEIRLK from the coding sequence ATGAGTACAATCGAAAAGGCACCTGCCAAAGGAACGACGGAAAAGAAGCCAGCAGTTAAAAATATCAGCGGCTCGGTCGCTGTGTTGGAAGCATTCCTGGCAGAGGGTGTCAGTACCATCTTTGGGTACCCAGGTGGCGCTATCATGCCTATCTATGATGCGCTGTACGATTACCAGGAAAAACTACATCATATACTGGTGCGTCATGAACAGGGGGCTACCCATGCTGCCCAGGGTTATGCGCGCTCATCCGGCGAGGTTGGTGTCGTGTTCGCCACCAGTGGTCCTGGTGCTACCAACCTGGTAACAGGGTTGGCAGATGCCATGATCGATAGTACACCATTGGTATGTGTTACCGGCCAGGTGTTTGCGCACCTGCTGGGAACTGATGCATTCCAGGAAACAGACGTGATCAACATAACCACACCGGTAACCAAATGGAACTACCAGGTAACAGATGCTACCGAAATTCCAGCCGTGCTGGCAAAAGCGTTCTACATTGCCCGCAGCGGTCGTCCCGGCCCGGTGTTGATTGATATTACCAAGAACGCACAAATACAAAAATTCGATTACGAAGGCTATACCAAATGTGATCATGTACGCAGCTACCGCCCTGCACCCATAGTACGCAAAGAGTATGTAGCAGCGGCAGCCAGGCTGATCAACGAAGCACAAAAACCTTTTGTGATCTTTGGTCAGGGTGTTATCCTGGGTAAAGCAGAACATGAGTTTATAAAGTTCATTGAAAAAGCGGGTATCCCTACCGCATGGACGGTTATGGGATTGAGCGCTATCCCTTCAGACCATCCGCTGAACGTTGGGATGCTGGGGATGCATGGTAATTATGGCCCCAACGTACTTACCAACGAATGCGATGTATTGATCGCGATCGGGATGCGCTTCGATGACCGGGTTACCGGCCGGTTAGATAAATATGCTAAACAGGCAAAGGTGATTCACCTGGATATTGATCCGGCTGAAGTTGACAAGAACGTAAAAACAACTGTTCCGGTTTGGGGCGACTGTAAAGAAACCCTTCCTTTGTTAACCGCGCTGATAGAACAAAAAGTATATCCGCAATGGCTGCAAAAGTTCAAGGATATGATGAAAGAGGAAGAAGATGCCTGCATCAATCCTGAACTGAATCCCACCACCGATGAAATGACTATGGGTGAAGTAATAAAAACCCTGAATGAATTGACTGGTGGCGATGCGATCATTGTAACCGACGTGGGCCAGCACCAGATGGTAGCCTGCCGTTATGCAAAATTCATACAATCGAAAAGTAATATCACCTCCGGTGGTTTGGGAACCATGGGCTTTGGCTTACCTGCAGCTATAGGTGCAAAAGTAGGCGCGCCCAAAAGAACTACCGTTGCTATCATTGGCGATGGCGGTTTCCAGATGACCCTCCAGGAACTGGGCACCATCATGCAAACAGACATCGATGTAAAGATCCTGATCCTGAATAACCAGTTCTTAGGTATGGTGCGCCAGTGGCAACAGCTGTTTAACGACAAGCGTTATTCATTCGTAGATATTGCCAGTCCTAATTTTGTAACGCTGGCCAGTGCATATAAAATACCCGGACAAAGTATTTCAAAAAGGGAAGACCTGAAAAAAGCATTGAGCGAAATGCTGAATACAAAAGGCGCTTACCTGTTGGAAGTAATGGTAGGGAAGGAGAACAACGTATTCCCGATGGTACCCCAGGGATGCAGCGTGGCGGAAATCCGTTTAAAATAA
- the leuB gene encoding 3-isopropylmalate dehydrogenase, whose amino-acid sequence MEKNIVVIEGDGIGPEVTRQAVKVLNAIAEQFGHEFNYRYCLMGADAIDKTGNPLPDETIEACLNSDAILFGAIGHPKYDNDPSAKVRPEQGLLKLRKSLQLFANIRPVITYPSLQHLSPLKAQQLEGVDFIIFRELTGGIYFGKKELSEDGTRAADDCVYTRPEIERIAHLAFQYAGQRRKKLTLVDKANVLETSRLWRKVVQEIAARYAEVKVDFLFVDNAAMQIILNPKQFDVILTENMFGDIISDEASVISGSLGLLPSASIGAGVALFEPIHGSYPQAAGKDIANPLGCILSAAMLLDHFGLAKEAEAVRLGVEWTLVNGFVTKDIDPINFYFTSTIGELVSDFVANRIPGGVNKANIELRKSTII is encoded by the coding sequence ATGGAAAAAAATATTGTTGTTATAGAAGGTGATGGCATTGGGCCTGAAGTTACGCGACAGGCAGTAAAAGTATTGAATGCCATTGCTGAGCAATTTGGTCATGAGTTCAACTACAGGTATTGCTTAATGGGCGCCGATGCCATTGATAAAACCGGCAACCCGCTGCCCGATGAAACCATTGAAGCCTGCCTGAACAGCGATGCAATATTATTTGGCGCCATCGGCCATCCAAAATACGATAACGATCCTTCCGCCAAAGTACGCCCCGAGCAGGGCCTGCTGAAACTGCGGAAAAGCTTACAATTGTTTGCCAACATTCGACCTGTAATCACGTACCCCTCACTTCAACACTTATCTCCTTTAAAGGCACAGCAATTAGAAGGAGTTGATTTTATAATCTTCAGAGAACTGACCGGCGGCATTTATTTCGGGAAGAAGGAATTGAGTGAAGATGGAACCCGTGCTGCCGATGACTGCGTATATACGCGCCCGGAAATTGAGCGTATTGCGCACCTGGCATTTCAATATGCCGGGCAGCGCCGCAAAAAACTAACATTGGTTGATAAAGCCAATGTACTGGAAACATCGCGCCTGTGGCGTAAAGTGGTGCAGGAAATAGCTGCCCGGTATGCCGAGGTGAAAGTTGATTTCCTGTTTGTTGATAATGCGGCCATGCAGATTATTTTAAACCCGAAACAGTTTGATGTAATTCTTACCGAGAACATGTTTGGCGATATCATCAGCGACGAGGCCAGTGTTATCAGTGGTTCGCTGGGCTTGTTGCCATCGGCTTCGATCGGGGCCGGAGTAGCGCTGTTTGAACCTATCCATGGTTCTTACCCGCAGGCAGCCGGTAAAGACATCGCCAACCCGCTGGGATGTATACTATCAGCAGCCATGTTGCTCGACCATTTTGGACTGGCGAAAGAAGCAGAGGCCGTACGGCTTGGGGTAGAATGGACGCTGGTAAATGGTTTTGTAACAAAAGATATTGATCCGATTAATTTTTATTTCACGTCAACCATTGGTGAACTGGTGAGTGATTTTGTAGCGAACAGGATACCAGGTGGGGTGAATAAGGCTAATATAGAACTGAGGAAGTCGACAATCATTTAG
- a CDS encoding 2-isopropylmalate synthase, which translates to MPKNKVYIFDTTLRDGEQVPGCKLNTKEKIEIALALEELGVDIIEAGFPISSPGDFKSVSEIGAVIKNAVICGLSRAVQKDIEVAAEALKTAKRSRIHTGIGTSDFHIKSKFNSTREEILERAKQCVKWARNFTDDVEFYAEDAGRTENEYLARVVEAVIAAGATTVNIPDTTGYCLPHQYGEKIAYLINNVPNIDKAVISCHCHNDLGLATANSIAGAMNGARQIECTINGLGERAGNTSLEEVVMVIQQHQSLGFYTDIKTQQLNPLSRLVSDTMRMPVQPNKAIVGANAFSHSSGIHQDGFLKDAQTYEIINPEQVGADGSKIVLTARSGRSALAHRFHKLGFMFNRNDIDVLYEQFLKVADRKKEVEDEDLKVLGNQYQAATV; encoded by the coding sequence ATGCCAAAGAACAAAGTCTATATTTTCGACACAACATTGCGCGACGGCGAACAAGTGCCAGGCTGTAAATTAAATACGAAAGAGAAGATAGAGATTGCTTTGGCCCTTGAAGAATTGGGTGTAGATATTATTGAAGCTGGTTTTCCGATTTCCTCACCTGGCGATTTCAAAAGCGTGAGTGAGATTGGAGCAGTTATCAAGAACGCAGTCATATGTGGTTTAAGCCGGGCCGTGCAGAAGGATATTGAGGTAGCGGCAGAAGCCCTGAAAACAGCTAAAAGATCCCGTATTCACACGGGGATCGGTACTTCCGATTTCCATATTAAATCGAAATTCAATTCAACCCGCGAAGAGATCCTGGAGCGCGCTAAACAGTGCGTGAAATGGGCGCGGAACTTTACAGATGATGTTGAATTTTATGCCGAAGATGCCGGCCGTACCGAAAACGAGTACCTGGCCCGCGTGGTAGAAGCAGTGATCGCTGCCGGCGCCACTACGGTAAATATTCCTGATACGACAGGTTACTGCCTGCCGCATCAATATGGCGAGAAGATCGCATACCTGATCAACAATGTACCTAATATCGACAAAGCAGTTATCAGCTGCCATTGTCATAACGACCTGGGACTGGCTACCGCCAACTCAATTGCCGGTGCAATGAACGGAGCCCGCCAGATCGAGTGTACGATAAACGGTTTGGGTGAAAGAGCTGGTAACACCTCACTGGAAGAAGTGGTAATGGTTATTCAGCAGCACCAAAGTCTCGGTTTTTATACCGACATCAAAACACAGCAATTGAACCCATTGAGCAGGCTGGTTTCCGATACCATGCGGATGCCTGTTCAACCAAATAAAGCTATTGTAGGCGCCAATGCATTCTCGCATTCATCGGGCATTCACCAGGATGGATTTTTGAAAGATGCACAAACCTACGAGATCATTAACCCCGAACAAGTTGGGGCAGATGGAAGTAAGATTGTATTAACAGCGCGCAGCGGCCGAAGCGCTTTAGCCCATCGTTTTCATAAACTGGGATTTATGTTCAACCGCAATGATATTGACGTGTTGTACGAACAGTTTTTGAAAGTAGCAGACAGGAAGAAAGAAGTGGAAGATGAGGATCTGAAGGTATTGGGAAATCAATACCAGGCCGCCACAGTGTAG
- the ilvA gene encoding threonine ammonia-lyase: MSTFTQTRPELEFHKAALRLKKVVNKTPLMYNHNLSKKYQCNVYLKREDLQVVRSYKLRGAYNMMSSLPVEQLQRGVVCASAGNHAQGFAFSCKKLNVKGVVFMPIITPRQKVNQTKMFGEENIEIQLIGDTFDDCAIAAKQYTEQQGMTFIPPFDDYRIIEGQGTVAVEILEEQTDIDYVFIPVGGGGLSAGVGSYMKTYSPKTKIIGCEPEGAPSMFEALKAGAPVLLSEIDRFVDGAAVKRVGDITFSICKEVLDDMHLVPEGKACSTILKLYNEDAIVVEPAGALSIAALDDYAEAIKGKTVVCIISGSNNDIDRMQEIKERSLQYEGLKHYFLVKFAQRPGALKEFVNHVLGPNDDITRFEYMQKTNKETGPALVGVELKKKEDYDILLQNMQRYNINYTALNKNDTLFGYLV; this comes from the coding sequence ATGAGCACATTCACACAAACCAGGCCCGAACTGGAATTTCATAAAGCAGCCCTGCGGTTGAAAAAGGTGGTGAACAAAACCCCACTGATGTACAACCACAACCTGTCGAAGAAGTACCAGTGCAATGTGTACCTGAAGCGGGAAGATCTGCAGGTTGTACGGTCGTACAAATTGCGGGGAGCGTATAACATGATGAGCAGTTTGCCTGTTGAGCAATTACAGCGCGGGGTGGTATGTGCCAGTGCGGGCAACCATGCACAGGGCTTTGCCTTCTCCTGCAAAAAGCTGAATGTAAAGGGTGTGGTTTTTATGCCCATTATAACACCGAGGCAAAAGGTGAACCAAACCAAAATGTTTGGTGAGGAGAACATCGAAATTCAATTGATCGGCGATACGTTTGATGATTGCGCCATCGCTGCCAAACAGTATACCGAGCAGCAGGGCATGACCTTCATTCCGCCATTTGATGATTACCGTATTATTGAAGGACAGGGAACCGTAGCTGTTGAAATACTGGAAGAACAAACGGATATTGATTATGTGTTTATACCGGTAGGTGGTGGAGGCTTAAGTGCCGGGGTTGGATCGTATATGAAAACGTATTCACCCAAAACAAAAATTATTGGCTGCGAGCCCGAAGGCGCTCCTTCCATGTTTGAAGCGTTAAAGGCAGGTGCACCCGTATTGTTAAGCGAGATAGATCGCTTTGTGGATGGGGCAGCTGTTAAAAGAGTAGGGGACATTACTTTCTCTATTTGTAAAGAGGTGTTGGATGATATGCACCTGGTACCGGAAGGAAAAGCCTGTTCAACCATTTTGAAATTGTACAATGAAGATGCTATTGTTGTTGAACCGGCTGGTGCATTATCAATCGCGGCATTGGATGATTATGCCGAAGCCATAAAAGGCAAGACTGTTGTATGTATAATAAGCGGCAGCAACAATGATATTGATCGCATGCAGGAGATAAAAGAAAGGAGCCTGCAGTATGAAGGGTTGAAACATTATTTCCTGGTAAAGTTTGCACAACGGCCAGGCGCCCTGAAAGAGTTTGTGAATCACGTACTGGGACCCAATGATGACATTACACGGTTTGAGTATATGCAAAAAACAAACAAAGAAACCGGACCTGCTTTAGTAGGTGTTGAGTTGAAGAAAAAAGAAGACTACGATATACTGTTGCAGAACATGCAACGTTATAACATAAACTATACAGCGTTAAATAAGAACGATACGCTGTTTGGGTATTTGGTATAG
- the ilvD gene encoding dihydroxy-acid dehydratase, producing the protein MAEINKYSKTLTQDETQPAAQAMLYGIGLTDEDLKKAQVGIASMGYDGNTCNMHLNDLAKIVKEGVWANDLVGLIFNTIGVSDGMSNGTDGMRYSLVSRDVIADSIEAVCGAQYYDAVITIPGCDKNMPGSLMAMGRLNRPSIMVYGGTIAPGHYKGQDLNIVSSFEALGQKIAGNLSDADFKGIVMNSCPGAGACGGMYTANTMASAIEALGMSLPYSSSNPALSEEKRKECFDAGKAIRLLMEKDIKPKDIMTRKAFENAIITIMILGGSTNAVLHLIAIAKSVDVPLTQDDFQNISNKIPMLADFKPSGKYLMQDLHEHGGLPSVMKYLLQKGLLHGDCLTVTGKTLAENLANVPDLDFNKQKIIFPLETPIKATGHLQILYGNLAENGSVAKITGKEGERFEGPARVFDGEFELIAGIQSKKVQPGDVVVIRYVGPKGGPGMPEMLKPTSALIGAGLGKSVALITDGRFSGGTHGFVVGHITPEAFDGGGLAYVKDGDIIELDAVKNTINAKVNADEWAKRKAAWKQPPLKVTKGLLYKYAKQVKDASEGCVTDEAE; encoded by the coding sequence ATGGCAGAAATAAACAAATATTCAAAGACACTTACGCAGGATGAAACCCAACCTGCCGCCCAGGCCATGTTATACGGCATTGGCTTAACTGATGAAGATCTGAAGAAAGCACAGGTAGGTATTGCCAGCATGGGTTACGATGGCAACACCTGTAACATGCACCTGAACGACCTGGCTAAAATTGTAAAAGAAGGGGTGTGGGCTAACGACCTCGTAGGGTTGATCTTTAATACCATTGGGGTGAGTGATGGTATGAGCAACGGAACCGATGGGATGCGCTATTCACTGGTAAGCCGCGATGTTATTGCGGATTCCATTGAAGCGGTTTGTGGCGCACAATATTATGATGCCGTAATTACCATTCCTGGTTGCGATAAAAATATGCCGGGTTCATTAATGGCAATGGGCCGGTTGAACCGCCCTTCCATCATGGTATATGGTGGAACCATTGCACCCGGTCACTATAAAGGACAGGACCTGAATATTGTTTCTTCCTTTGAAGCGTTGGGACAAAAGATCGCCGGTAATCTGAGCGATGCCGATTTCAAAGGCATTGTAATGAACAGCTGCCCCGGCGCCGGCGCCTGTGGCGGTATGTACACGGCCAACACCATGGCATCGGCCATTGAAGCGTTGGGTATGAGTTTGCCTTACTCCTCATCAAACCCGGCGCTGAGTGAAGAGAAGCGAAAAGAATGTTTTGATGCCGGTAAGGCCATTCGCCTGCTGATGGAAAAAGATATCAAGCCAAAGGATATCATGACCCGCAAAGCCTTCGAGAACGCCATCATCACTATTATGATCCTCGGCGGCAGTACCAACGCAGTTCTGCACCTGATCGCCATCGCCAAGAGTGTAGACGTTCCCCTCACACAAGACGACTTCCAGAATATAAGCAATAAGATCCCCATGCTGGCCGACTTTAAACCCAGCGGCAAATACCTGATGCAGGACCTGCACGAGCATGGTGGTTTGCCTTCAGTAATGAAGTACCTGTTACAAAAAGGATTGCTGCATGGCGATTGCTTAACGGTAACCGGTAAAACTTTAGCTGAGAACCTGGCCAATGTTCCGGACCTGGACTTCAACAAACAAAAAATAATTTTCCCGCTCGAAACACCTATCAAAGCTACCGGTCACTTACAAATTCTGTATGGTAACCTGGCTGAGAATGGCAGCGTAGCAAAGATCACCGGTAAAGAAGGCGAACGTTTTGAAGGACCCGCCCGCGTATTCGATGGCGAGTTTGAACTGATTGCCGGTATTCAAAGTAAAAAAGTACAACCGGGCGACGTAGTGGTGATCCGTTATGTAGGACCCAAAGGCGGACCTGGCATGCCGGAGATGCTGAAACCAACCTCCGCCCTGATTGGCGCCGGTTTAGGTAAAAGCGTAGCCCTTATAACTGATGGTCGTTTCAGCGGTGGTACGCACGGTTTTGTGGTAGGACACATTACCCCTGAAGCGTTTGATGGCGGCGGTTTGGCTTATGTGAAAGATGGTGATATTATTGAGCTGGATGCCGTTAAGAATACCATCAATGCAAAGGTAAATGCCGACGAATGGGCAAAACGAAAAGCAGCGTGGAAACAACCCCCACTGAAAGTAACAAAAGGACTATTGTATAAATATGCGAAGCAGGTAAAAGATGCTTCCGAAGGATGTGTAACTGATGAGGCGGAATAA